AGCAGCCATGTCTTCAACGGCCTCCTCCTGCCTGGCTCTCCCTATCCACTTCCTTGAGGAGGGCTGAGTGGGAGTCAGAGCTCATGAATGTACTGCACAGAGCTGGAGGgcccttccctgctttattttctggGCTGGGCCTGGCCTAATCCCCCGTCTGCCTCATGGACTAAGTGGGGCCCATATGGAGGGAGACAGGGGCCTGGTGCACTGGGGAGGAACACAGGAGGCCTCTCTACCAGGCCCAGGAAGGGCTGAGGTGCAGTGTCCAGTCAGGCACTGAACACTCTACAGAGGGACGGTGCCCAGGCTCCTCTCCCCAGAGGGTGTTCCCAGAGGTGTGTGGCACCTCACTCCCAAGTCCACAGAGCCCTGAGGGAGTAGGAAGCCATGGGTGGGGCAGACCCCTCCTCATTCCTGATCCTTCCCACCCCTGAAAGCTGATAGCCGTGGGGCCCTGCCACCGCCCAGGGAGCGTGAAATGGGGTGTGCCGCTGGGCGGCCACAGTGGCTCCTACTGCCGCCCGAGctcattccctctctcctctggcaCCCTGACCTGCTCTGTGGGCACTGCCTGGGCATCCTGCCAGCTGCCCCCAGCTCTGCCTGGCCCGGGCCAGGCTAGCCTCTCCCACCTGGCCTGGAAGATGTCCCCCCAGTCCCGGGGAAGAATCAGGGTTGTCAACTCAAGTGCAGGCGCCCGAAGGCTGGGTTTCTCCCCTGGAGTCCAGAGAACTCTCCACAGGCAGCATTGCCCTCCTGTCCTAGTCAGACAATAGTGAGACTGAGTGCCCCCTGGGAGCTTTGGAGCCACCCCTGTCAAATAGACATCCTTCCCCAACTCCGTATCTCACCAAGTTGATCCCTGGGGTGTGCCGGCCACTAGAACCTGGGCCTGCCCATCCTCAGGTCTTTTCCTTCTCCACTCGTCCAACCCCGTCTGCCTCCTCTCACCTTTCTTCCTGGAACCCCTTTCCCTACTCAGGCAGCCTCCTGGCCTGTCCCCAAAACTGCTGTCACATGGGGACTATCACAAGTCAGGCTTCAGGCTGGAGGGCCAGGCCAGAGGTCTGAGTTGGGAGCTACCTTCTCCCTGGGTCAGGGAGTTTCCTGAGACCCaggagcctgtttctgtgtcaGCTCTGACCCCCAGAGGCTGGTGATGGGACTGGCAGGAGTGACCTTTGCACCTGGGCCTGGGAACACTCAAAGGGCTTGCCTGCCAACATCTCCGGAGAACCCAGGAGAAAAACAGAGCAAAGAATTGGAACAGGAGCCCAGCACCTTCCTGAAGGCTGAGGCCCACTGCCTACTGCTCCAAGGGGAAGGGGGATTAGGCCTGGCTTAGCTCAatgtggcagggtgggggggcctCAGCATTGTGCAGGCGCAGGCGCCCTGGgagccccttccccctccccctgctcagaaTAGGGCTTGTGGAGAGAGCCAGCTCCAGCTAGGAAGGTGGGGGCAGGTAGAGGGAAGGAAGCAGCTGCCTGGGGCCCAACAGGCTATGGGGCGTAGCCTGCTGTCCTCCTTCTTCCCAGCACCCCCCTTTCTTCAGGCCTTCAGGCCCTGCCACCCACCCTGAGCTGGAGATTCTGGGCAGCCAGACTCATATCCCCAGCCCCCACATATTCACACTCCCTGGGCCCCATTCCCCACCCTGTGGGCCAAAATTCCTTCAGGCAGCTCCTCCTAGTCCATCCTGACCCTCCCAGACACCTCACCTCTCCCTGTTCCAGGATCTCTAGCCTAGTGGGCTTAAGGGGCAGGAACCCGGTAGAAGACACAGGTTCCCGTGCACCTGGGGTTTTCTGCCACTGCCTGTCTTTTCAGCTAACCATCCCCTCCAAAGCTCCCATTACCTCCCCTTTCACCTTGGCCAGCCTGGCTCCTTAGAAACTGGGGAGATTTGCAGTGATCCTTCTGGCCATTTCTCACCTTGGCCACCAGGTGTCAGACTTTGCCTAGCTGGGTGGGAGATCTAGTTAGTTTCCACCCTATCCACCGGGCCCTAGAGATTGGGCAAGCTGGGAAGGGGCCTAGAGGAGATCTCTGAACTCAGGAGGCTGAAAGACCTTGAAGGTTGAGGGAAAGAAAGGGCTGGAAGTCTGGTCCTACAGTTCTAAGCTACTCCCTcattgtccccacccccacctcactgACAAGGGCTTTGTCCACTGCTGGGAATTGGGGAACCAGGCTGAGTCAGGGAGCTCAAGAATAGAAGGGACAAAGGCAGGGACAGTTGTGGCTCCAGAGAAGAAGGGGGAGCTGAGAGGCAGCCATCCATCAGAGCACTCGGCCAGGGGCCTGGATCACTGGCCCTTACCCCGTAGGTTAAGGGGAACAAGGGCTTCCCTTGGCCCTTCCCCATCTGGGGTTGGCTGTGGCCAGTGGGTGAATGCATGCACAGGGTCCATAAGTTGAGTGCTTGAATGAGTCTGTTCATGTCCTGAGAGGGCCCTAAGTCCTTGGGTGTTGGGCCAGTCTTTGCAAAAGCAAGAAGCTGGCAAGGCATTAACTACCCTTTTGCCACCCTCCACCTCTCTATACCCATTCCTACCCCTGCCTCCAAAGTTGCTTCCCCCAAGTGACAGTTCTCTATCTTCTGCACATCTTGTCATACCCAGTTTCCAGATACCCAAGGTGATGCTGGGATTTCTAATCCACTCTGTGCTATCTGGATGGAGGTGATGGGGAAGAgaggcttccctccctccctcgctctcTCACACCCTTCCCAGCTTTCTTGGAGCTGAAGGACTTCTAGAGGTGTCCTCCTCCCCGTGGCACTGCAGGGCCCCAGGCATTCCAGGTTCTTAGGCTGACCTCTGCATGGGTGGGCCCCTGACTCTAAGGCTGTATGTAAAACGTGGCACCTGGCTTGTTGTTGACCAAGAGCTACCTGCCTCATAGTCCACGGCTCCAAAACCCAAAGAAAGGACTCACACCCCCACACCACCATCAGTAGGGAGCTATTTGGGGGAGAGTTCATGAACTCAAGCTCTGTAATGCTTCGGTTTCTGACTTGGCCCTCCCATGTCCACCTCCCCCAGCTTGCTGCCTAGGGCACCTCCTTTGCATCTTCCTCAGGACTGAGTTCGAGTGCTGGCCCATCCTTTCCGGCCACTCTCCTCCCTTGTTCCCCTCTGCTGCCAGTCCTGTGTGCCCTATGACTCTCAGACACTCAAAAGCACCATTTCCAGCCCTCTGGAGTCTCGAACCTTGATTCTCTGCCATTCCTGTTTTGTCAGTCCTCAGCCTTGGAAAGCACcctgtcttctctctgtccttGCCTCTGGTCATCTCTGGCTTGCTAGGGAATGTCACAGTCCATGACAGAGGTGTGTGTGCTGATGTCACCTGGCTCCACATGGCAGCCCAGCAATGCTTTTGATTCCCCTTCTCTGCTCATCCCTGGTTCCATTCTCTAAGGCTCTACATGCTTCTCCAGCTGCCAGAGCTCCTGCAGCAATTTCATGTTTAGATCTCctgtttaaaaacaacagcaaaccagccaaccacacacaaaaaaccttccccagggcagcccgagtggctcagcggtttagcgtcgctttcagcccagggtgtgatcctggagacccgggatcgagtcccacgtcaggctccctgcatggagcctgcttctccctctgcctgtgtctctgcctctctctctctctcatgaataaataaaatttttttttttataaataaaatttaaaaacaacaacaacaacaaaaaaaaaaccttccctgACCCTGCTACCTGCCTCGGTATTCCCTTTGCCACCAAACCCCTTCCTCTTTCTTACCACCTCGTTTAAGCTCAGAATTTGGTGTCTGCCGCCCAACTGCTCTTGCAAAGGTCACCTGTGACTTCCTGATCTCCCAGTGGGTTTCCCCAGAGTTCTTCCCTCAGCGCTTCTGAGGCACCTCTCTTCTCTTAACTTCTCATACACCATTGTCTTGACACTCTCTAAATCAGCTTACATTAAATGATCAAATACTTTAGTGGGGTGCAGGCATTGTGCTAAAATGCCATAGGGACACTAAAATGAGTAAATCATGGAACCCGCCCTGGAGACACTGTCAGCTTAAAAGGGAGACAGACATACTGAACTGACCCTTGTCCTGCCCTTGTCCAAATCCTACCTGGAGAGGCCATGCAGAAGCACTGACTGACCGACCGTGTTAGGCACTGGAAGGGCACTGGTGACCGAAGACACCACTGCCTCCCCTAGAGGGCTTACAGACCAGCACCCTCCCCAGAGGGACACCATCACCCCTTCCCTGACTCCCAGGGCTTTCGCCTGGGTCTTTCTGTAGTTAATCAAATCCTGCCTTAGATTTTAGCATTTAGAATGAGGGATCCCTTTTCTAGGCTGTTTTGTTCAACGAACTAATTCAACACCTTCTTTAAGCTTGCGCCTAAACTGGGATGGAGAAATGGGGAAAACTCAGAGTCTGCCCTGCAAGAAGCTTGCAGTACAGGAGCGCGGGATatgccttcctcctccctgtaCTCTGTATAGCTTGCTTGGTGCCTTACACATTACAGGCTGCTACTCATTTTGCCCCAGCGTGGAGACAGCCCAGATGCCACCTCCTTCCTATCTCGTTAGGCAGGAAGCAGGCCGGCAGGATATCTAGACAGAGCCTGGGCAGATATCCCTGCTGGAATAGCCTGCACCCCTCTACGGGGCATATTCCCTCCCACTCTGGGACATCCAGCAGAACCCAGCTCACCCACAAGCAAGTCCAGTAGTTCCTGCACCTGCACTCATGCACTTGTCGGTGATTTCAGGTGAGCAGGTCTTCTCTCCCCAGATGGATTGCAGGCTCCGCAAGGGCAGAAGCTAAGTTAGGTCTCAGACTTCTCCTGGATTTCCTACTCATTAGCATAATGGTGGGCAGGTCTTTAAAGTATTTATCAATTGCTTGGCATCATTTGTTACTTGCTTCATTTGTTACTTGCTTTGCTTAGGGCACAtctcctggaggccctgggaaaATACTTCTGTTACCTGGGAGCAGTCAGCCCCTTAACTAACCCAGTGGCTCTTCACTAGAGGGTCATGGCAGGCTGATCTGTCCCAAGTAACCTATGATTACCAATCACTGCTGCTGCGGCCAGGCACCTCACCTTTATCGTTTCTCTCATCCTTCAAAAAGTCTTAGAAGTCTATctaattatgcccattttatagatgaggaagctggagAATAGAGAGCTTTAAGTAATTTTTCCAAAGTCACTCCAGGAGGCTACAAGGCTGGGCCTGGAGCTAAGGTCATCCTTTGAATAGCATGTACCCCACTGGCTTGCAGACCAATCTGAGGTTTTCTTTTGCCTCCTAACCTGCTGTCTTACACTGGAAAGGAAGCAGTCACAGCTGAGACTTGTGACTTGGCCACCGTCATCATGTTCCCCAGCAGACCAAGGGGATTGAGGTGAGGGTCACTGCTGGGGGCCCCAGTGGGCGGCCACAGGTAGGGGTCCTGGTAAGGCTGAGGGCTGACATGCGCATAGCCCACCCAAAGGGCAGGTGAACAGCTCTGCACGGGGACAGACCTACGAGACCCTTAAAGTAATCTTGAGAGGTGAGGCGCACTGAGCAAAGGCTGCGAGGGGGAAGACAAGATGTTGGAAGGACTAAAAGAACAGGCcgtgggtggaggagcagagtgTGCTGTGCACACCCTCCCTGTGGACAGAGCAGAACCTCTTCCCCCAGCTCTTTGCCTCTTGAGCTATCCCCCGGACTGTCAGGTTCCAAGCCAGTTGGGCGCGCAGGAGCCCAGGAGGGGAagggccaggaggaggggcaaggccACAGTGGAGTCCTGGGGCAagcattttatttgttaataCAAGAATAGAAATTCTGCAATAAATATAATCTAATAAATAacatctccaaataaataaatattaatacaacAAACTTAGAGTCATGAGTGGGTgaggctggggggcagggcctgggggagctgccccccgCACCCCGCAATGCTACTGCAATGTAAACTTTCAGGGAACCCTGTGGCTGTGGCTCTGGTTGCCCTCCCCAGCCTGGGCAACCCTCAGACAGCCTGGaaaggggatggggaggaggcacCGTGATGCCAATGACAAGATGCAAGGCAAGGTCCTTTTGGCTGTCATCCTGTGCCACCGACGGCCCTGGGTCCCATCTGTCCCTGCCCCTATGTTTTTGGTATGACCTCCAATGCAGACCCTACCTCTCCTACTTTCAAAGCCCATCTCTTCCTGTTTGGACTTGCCATTGTGTCTGTTTCCTGAATTGGGTGTACTGAGTTATTTGGGGGGTAGGGGAGCAACCCCCATCTAGGAAGAGTGGGGCAGCCAAAGGGTTTCACCCCAGAAAGGCATGTGCTGTAGtggcccccctccctgcccaagCATGCTTCCTGGAAGTGCTACAGGAGGGGCTGTGTGGCACTGGTGAGTGCTGGGCAGGAAGCAGGAAGCCAAGAGAGTCTTTGCACCAACCTGAACCACTTAGAGCTCCCTGAAGCACTCCTTCCTGTGGAAATGGGACCAGGCCTATTGCACCTCTTCCCCAGACCTGCAGGACTCTGGGAAGCAGGGAAGGGACAGGCCTTATTGCATCACACCCTCTTCCAAGACTAGAGAGAGCCAGAGGCTCATGGCTTCTGTCTCCTGGCTCAACAGGTGTTGGCACACAgctttctccccaccctcccccccaccagaGTGGGAGCAGGGtttgaaggaggaagggagggtggaGGTGGTAAAGGTCAGAGATCAGAAGCCGTGGGCCTCCAGATGCAGGGTCACTGCAGCCGCAGGGGGCTGCATCTTCTTCTTGAGCCGGTTGAAGTCCTTGGCTGAGCGCCACAGCCAGGTCTGCAGCTCCTTCAGCAGCCAGAAGTCATCCATCTTCTGGAGGAAGTCGCTGTGGGCAGGGCCGGGGGCCCAGGTGGGCTCAGTtcctggcaggggctggggcagcggGTAGCCCAGAGCCGCCATGACGCCCGCGATGCTGCCCAGCAGGCCCTGGAGGCTGGTGCAGAAGTGGGCCAGGCTGCGGCGCAGCTCAGCCGTGGCGGCCTGGCGGTTGAGGCCGCGCAAGTAGCACAGCAGGTGGCTGTAGGCCTCATAGTTCTGGGTCAGCCGCAGTTTGTCGTTGAGGCTTCGCCACACATCCAAGTTGACCGTGGCCCTGGGCAGAGTCTCTGCCCCCAGCCGAGGTGGGTTGAAGTCAGGCTCGTTGAAAGGGGGGCCCAGGTAGTTCAGCTGTGAAAAGGAGAGGGcgatggggaagggggagggccgAGAGCCAGCGGCCACCAGGAGATACCTGCCCCCAGAGCTTCTATGTCCCCTGTCCCCTGACACTGGGCCCCTCTCTGTTCCAGGGTCTCCCCTAAGTTTCTCCAGGGATGTCATTTGTATGGAGGTGACAGCTGGGGCAGTGGGGGTGATGAACTCTCCTATGGAGAGgtgtggaaagagaaaaacacacaggAGATGCTCAGGGAGGACGTGCTGATTGGCTGTGTGTGTAAGCCGAGGGACGTGCCCGCCGAGGGATGTGCCCACtgtggggcagggcagagaggaagagaagccaggAGGACCCAGGAGGCCAGGCTGCAGAGGTGGAAGGTGGGCCAGAAGAGTGCAGAGCCAAGAAGAGGAGTTCAGAAGGCAGCAGTGCTCAGCAGTATGGCTGCAAAACAGAGATCAAGGAGAATGAGCCTTAGAAAATTCTGTTGGGTTTGGCAGGGAGGAGGTGCCTGACAACCTTGGAAAGAGCTGTTTCAGTGGCCTAGAGGCCAGATTGCAGGGGGTTAAGGAGTGAGTGGGTGGAGAGGAAGCGGAGGCAGAGGGTGTAGACCACTCCTTCGAGAAATTTGGCAGGGAAAGCCAGGAGAGAGAAAGGGTCGGGAGCTAGAGGGGGTAGCAGAGTCAAGCAAAGGTTTTTGGCCAGGGAAGGGAAAAGCGAGTGGGAAGGCAGAGGGGCCCGTGGGAATCAGAGCTCCATTGGCCTCCCGACATGCCTGGTCCCACCCGCAGAAGGGCAGGGAATAGACGGTACTCACTAAACACTAAGACCCCAAGTCAGGGCTCATGGGAGCAGGGGCTGCagaaggaagaaactgaggcagtcTCTAGCACTGGGCTGGAGGAAGGGTATAGGAGGCAGTCTGGGGAAGTGGACAGAGATTTGCCAACCCTCAAGGGagaggcctggggcccagggagaggGCTGAGGGGGACGTTTCAGCTGGAGAGAAAGGGAGCAGTGTGGGGCGAGGCCTGGGATAGGCAAGGGCCCAGGGGGAGGTTCACACGCTGACAAGCACAGAGACAAACTAATTTCCTCGGTGTATCCTGGGGCTGGAGCCAGCTCCCccgccaccctcctcccctttctttccctGGCTCCAGAGTAGGGTCTGGGATGTGGAAGAGGAACACGGGAAGAGGGGGCCAGTTCCCCATGGTCCTCGGCAACTCTGAcccccttttcttctctcctgggCTCTCTGAACACCTCTGGATTGACCCCAGATCCTTATGGCACAACTTCCATCCATACCCTGAACCTCCTGCCACTGCTGGCCTGGCTTTCCTGCAGCCCCCTTCCCCCCAAGTCCCCCCTAGGAGGCCCAGCTAGgatgggagaggcagacagaaggGAGGCCCATGGGTCCAGAGCAGCAGGGCCCCAGGTCTGGGGCAGAGGCGAGCTGGAACACAGGCATGGGAGGTGGggcccctccatccccacccagcCCCGCCCGTGCAAGAGACACCACAACACGGTGTAAACAGAAGAGActtccccagcccccagggggAGGCGGGCGGCTGGGCCGGCAGCCAGTGGGGCAATGGGCCAAGGCGGGTGCGAGGCCTGCCCACATGCCTAGTCCTGGGgccagggatggggaggaggggggcacctAAGAGGGAAGGGCAGGCAATAGGCCAGATATGGGGACCGTTTGGAACCAAAGGGCCCCCCTGGTCACTGTTGCCCACCGGGACCCCTCCACCATCCTGTCTCTCTCCCACCAACTTCTTCTCTCCCTTGCCCAGCTCCCAGACCTTGCCGCTGCCCCGGGTACTCACGTAGGTCCCAGCCAAACTGCGGAGTTGGTGCTCCAGGTAGCGGGTGAGGTCGTAGGTTTTCTGGATGGAGGGGCCAGGCCCTGGGTCCCCAGTGCGATTGAGGGCTGGCACTGCAGGGAGGTGCCAAAGCACAGCACACAGGCAAGCTAGCATCCCCCACGAGTCCCCTATGGACAGGACGGGCAAGAAGCCATGAGAGCAGGCCCAGGCCCAGTGGACAACAATGCAGCTGGCCGTCCCTTGGGTGTCTGTCCCCACCTTGGGccgggtaggggggtggggggccgccaGATGGGAGGCaggggggatggaggaggggagcGTGTCTGGCCTGGGTGTGTGAGTATAGAGGCACGTATGTGTGGATGAGGACTTGGCCTCTGTGTGTGCATCTACCAGTATATATTGGAGAGTATATTAATGTGTCAGCTAATAAAGAGTCACCATATGTATGCCAACATGTATGTGTGCGTACGTGGAGGGATGGGGCCAGGCCTAGGGTCTGTGAATCAGTATTCCCGGGATCAGCCtcctctcccagcctcccagTCCTACTGGAGCCAAGGGGTGGGAAACAGCATATGTCCCCGCTGCCAGCTGAGAGCAGGCAGCCCTGGGAAGGGCACGGGAGAGGCTGCCCCAAGACAAGTCCAAGCCGAGCCACAGGAGGCAAGGGCTAGGGTTAGATCCCCAGGGTCCGGCTGAAGGACACAGGGCTGGCTCCCATAGTCAGTGGTGGGTACATTCTAGCATAGGATTCCTGGGCATGGACTGGTAGGGTGGAGATTTGCCCCATTCTTATCTAGGAGGTTGGATGGGGAAAAGTGACCTGAATGAgtgttgtttggttggttggtttggttttttgaaaaatttatttatttatttcagagagagagagagagagagagagagattgcatgagtgggggaggggcgggggcagaaacagactccctgctgagcatggagccggaCTGGGGGACCATGagggggaccctgagatcatgacctgagcagaaatcgagAGTCGAATGagaaaccaactgagccacctaaacaCTCCCCTGAATAAGGTCCTTTGATCAGCTTGCAGTGGAGACAGAGGGTGGAGATGGGGTAagtgagagaggggagggaataTGATGTATGGGTTGGGTTTGGCTTGTCAGCCAACGGTGCTGGAGAGTTTGGACATCTTGGGATACCAGAGCCCAGGCGTCAGTGCCGTGACGACAGACATAAGTTGTTGGGAAACATGATTTTCCCGGCTTTTAGGTGAGGTCCAAGGTGAAGAGAACAAGGCTAGGATTCAGTGGGCACCGGGGCTGGGTAAAGGCAATTAGGGTTAGGTTGGGGTGAGGCTATAATGGGCATTGGGTTAGGTTAGGTTTAAGGACTGGGTTACTTTTAAAGTTTCAGGTTAGTTTATTGGGATTTGGCTGATTGAGTGTGGTTGAGGTTTGAGTCCAGCTGGGGGATGTGGTTAGGTTTGGACAGGCACAGGGTTCGCTGGGGCCAAGGTTTGTGAATGTGTTGATTTAGATGTCAGATGGGGTAACACACAGTACGTCACTAAGAGTAGGGCTCATTTGGGTTTTAAGCTCCAGTAGGTATGAGATCACGAGTAGTTTCTTCTGCTTTCTATTTTCTACTTTCAAAGTTTTATAATGACATTTGTTGCCGTGATAGTTAGAAATGACTTGGACACGGGGTTTGACAAATTGACCGCACTTAGAGTGAGGGGAAGATTGGAGCTAGTCGTAATGCTGGGTCAGGGTTTTAGAGAGGGTTGAAGACTCGAACTGTATAGAATGTCTATTACAGGGCAGAGGAGTCAGGTGGGGACTTCTGCAGTGGCCCAATCCATCAGTCTTGACCCTTTCAGAGGCTTGGCTACATTATTGATGGTGTCTGGGCTCGGGCAGGGTGGGGGAGTGCACCAGGCTCAGAGACCCTGCCCCTGGGGGTGAGGGGCTCTTGGTTTGAGACCATAGGTGGCTGCGTGTTAAGTCAGAAATCAGGATCAGGCACGTGACTGACCCTCTTGTCCTCATCCCCATCTGCAGCCCGGGGCTTCACCCCTTTCCTCATTCTGCCTCTCCACACCTAGCTTCTGCTGACTGCTTTCCCTTCCATCCACTGTTCCTCACATCCCAAGAAGATTCCAGGCCTTGCTCCTCTGCACCAAGCCTTGGGCTGCCCTCAGTCTGCGTATCTGGTAGAGTCACTCCCAAGATCCTAAGGGTACAACATGGGGTTGGTTTTGGAGGTTGGAGACCTGCCGAGGTGGGCAGTGGCCCTTCCAGCCTTGAGTTAGCAGCAGTGCTGAGGGTCCCAGCTGAAACTCAGATTGGGAGCTGGGCTCACCTCTTTCCCCCACCCTGCTTTGGGCAGCCCTATTGGCCAGACTCCTGAGACTGGGTTTTGCCCTCGCCATGGGAGAGGGGGAGCACAGGGTCAGGAACCCAACTCTGGTCTTGTTTCGTCTCCCCTTCTGGGTCTGTGGGACATCCCTGGGGAGAACTGGCTCCCTACGCAGGGACAACAGGGGGAGAAGCCTTTGGATAAACAAGAGCTAAGTCATCTGGGCAGAAAAACGGCTCATGAAATTAACCAGACCAGACGAGGCCGGTGTTTCCAGGAATATTTCAGTTCTGAGGTAACTGTGTCACtgcaggcagggggtggggtgggggcaggggaaggagcagaaggatcCGACTGACCCTCCcatggaaagaggaaggagtcTCAGGTGTCTAGAGGGAGAAGAGGCTAGAACAGGAGAAAGGGGACTGGCTCTGCTCTCTACTACAACAGCTTCCACGCTGGGCAAGATGTCCCCATATCTCAGACAGCAAACTGATAGCCATCTGGGGCAAAGAACACCTGTGGCTTACTTGTAAGTAGTGCAACTCTGAGCCGCCTGCAGCTTGCCTGCATCACTAGGAGGGAGGATTGGGTGGGCATCCTGGAGCCCTCTTCCATccttgtgtgtgtgcaggtggacCTGGCCCCTGGGGGCTGCGtcctgggccccctccccccagtcctGGCCCctagcccagcccccaccccagttcTGCCTCTGGCTGCTGCCCACTGATTGTTTACATCCCGTCTTCCCTTGTGTTTATAAATCCGGCTGAGCACGTGAGGAGCTAATGAGCACAGCTCACGTTTCCTgctggagccccccaccccccatcctggCCCCCACCCGGGCGGCCCCTAATTCCATCcagatccctgggccctgggaaccTAGGCTCCCctcatgaacacacacacacacacacacacacacacacactcagcccaTGCAAGCGCATGGCCACCCTGACACGACTGCACAGGCTGCACAGGCGGGCAGACCCTCATCTGCATGTCTTCAGCCTGCTGCCCCTTGATCCCTGATCTGCCCAGGCTGACCTCATTCAGTGagggtggggggctcagtggggcaGCTGTGCCAGAGCAGTCAGGATGGGTAGGACGAATCAGCCAGGAGACTGCACCTGGGATTGGTGCATAGGAGCCATCAGTCAAAAAACATAGAAGCCAAGGAGGCATCACAAAGCTCCAGAGGTGCTGAAAAATGTGGGAGCCTGCCCACGACCAGCATACCGACCAGCATCCCGGTGACCTTGGAGGGATCTACTGAGGGGAACTGGGGTAAGGAAGTGGATTCTGGGGCTGTGTGTCCACTGTAGTGTGAGATCCAGGC
This is a stretch of genomic DNA from Canis aureus isolate CA01 chromosome 21, VMU_Caureus_v.1.0, whole genome shotgun sequence. It encodes these proteins:
- the CLCF1 gene encoding cardiotrophin-like cytokine factor 1 isoform X2, which encodes MDLRAGDSWGMLACLCAVLWHLPAVPALNRTGDPGPGPSIQKTYDLTRYLEHQLRSLAGTYLNYLGPPFNEPDFNPPRLGAETLPRATVNLDVWRSLNDKLRLTQNYEAYSHLLCYLRGLNRQAATAELRRSLAHFCTSLQGLLGSIAGVMAALGYPLPQPLPGTEPTWAPGPAHSDFLQKMDDFWLLKELQTWLWRSAKDFNRLKKKMQPPAAAVTLHLEAHGF
- the CLCF1 gene encoding cardiotrophin-like cytokine factor 1 isoform X1 is translated as MLPAAGELAAGDSWGMLACLCAVLWHLPAVPALNRTGDPGPGPSIQKTYDLTRYLEHQLRSLAGTYLNYLGPPFNEPDFNPPRLGAETLPRATVNLDVWRSLNDKLRLTQNYEAYSHLLCYLRGLNRQAATAELRRSLAHFCTSLQGLLGSIAGVMAALGYPLPQPLPGTEPTWAPGPAHSDFLQKMDDFWLLKELQTWLWRSAKDFNRLKKKMQPPAAAVTLHLEAHGF
- the CLCF1 gene encoding cardiotrophin-like cytokine factor 1 isoform X3, with translation MLACLCAVLWHLPAVPALNRTGDPGPGPSIQKTYDLTRYLEHQLRSLAGTYLNYLGPPFNEPDFNPPRLGAETLPRATVNLDVWRSLNDKLRLTQNYEAYSHLLCYLRGLNRQAATAELRRSLAHFCTSLQGLLGSIAGVMAALGYPLPQPLPGTEPTWAPGPAHSDFLQKMDDFWLLKELQTWLWRSAKDFNRLKKKMQPPAAAVTLHLEAHGF